From the genome of Drosophila melanogaster chromosome 2L, one region includes:
- the CG43707 gene encoding uncharacterized protein, isoform I, translating to MDIALRGTNRASSTSTTGTGLHHAVSLGNIEVSTKTTYSSHMDRSYDSEDEHTGRRRLRHTLSTELHPHTSVYSRGDIREQYCLTDRQLHSIEQRPRRERFFGCLSRRGQTQSGSFLGGCVGRRVPSDENLAAYAPFEKYPRYQNSYTDTHELESSYFRRQPASILSTGKSGEADLGGRYTWIGQQQVTNNNPDYQSDHSSYHCPTYATMPTTHHQHHHQQQGGNVRTKHVSFARSHTLTSFDNVNAGFRSSGRLKTARSQERLIGGKKPIIATGSMYETLQPPLQVQQQPQQMQPQQSSTLPKTWLPPPVQLQPCQHHHAPIHLHQPISGEDLATQLPASQDNMVGLIIPQPLPLALPLPSPEVLIVEKKFRNAMKTQATQTDAAARRQGQLGYNTQVLALSPRPPHRIKVVSQGAQTNGLQNGKKLTKSLSEIPNGKDGTSSHHYQQGSIYPHEMIYRTQSQDVTPLQTLSDAQNNIMYYKPPPPLLDAHSYGLGMEHLSRTRPSPSEQNVEYVNVNAAAVALNESFDYESNSLPRRACTSHTDFYSNSLPRRHITESSELMTDSVPLDFSQSHLLPPPSEYCKNDDEDVEEYYDEDEDHPHETESYSSEVCMEQAAQHRRMSMLPQMIDSPFRRDDLRRQSMPVYGQTEKLIDGFGPRSSFRRRDKVSCFPDEPPAVQEVRDEQEIFIDFKPHISPKPSPKLQLKHRKQHKAEIAMRKMQQQRMAQAAALTLPKPKSQPVEVEVRKVELEPSDEEEDEDEVSEPEEEDDGEEIDDDEQKLETDLQEDEEPLYENITPCGCRVVPTSDAEDIQDKRSQFRKRSVSLDDDYEAKASETPTPTGLRLPSTPASPCRDELLANVSTYPSSDSLANDNTRDHSDGIWNESQVTVLTAEQRDISDGSYSSNLLLTPSSKRKNLLLQHQQRSSVDTDALDFEEQSPTYGLQTLPKIIKTPTPTTSRPTSTQPMMPPPAIAVTPSTNQILDSCISSPLPKRSMVARGSVPDARQLMFTSGATKQRHSDASFLPMGAADYARSADISECSTNTDEYATCTDTSKRTPGIKTPPTTTSSSSTTQVPVSTQSSQLEKTHAGSSFESASSLYSMREDLLQHDEKERDKQTTLTKAQLKSPIGSVAELTRKSPSHSISSTTSSGSCPVLGAAIKSPAKESLPQTVASSVTSQMKVSSVECIPPGVKPKPDSISEDERSEVRYSSSGYYESPHEEDDEEQGTRSKARRLRQEDERKRRKTSMKLDIEKENMRALTSPIKKPTGSSKITSPEQSISGTMDNGSSPSKMKRFRPKIRRQLRKSSREDVLAAAAVRRSRATPTIFGLSSGSGDTELLLDASMSTGAVAGTTTSAVTSVSAPSSASKLPTSESSVTTQPEAVVAPLPAKKPHSCATPTSLLSPKLPTTSGTQSKSTSDTFQLKAKSIESLRSVSPGSDSVFYSEADGNAASGEQSHCHHCGKEMEGKQQSNTISELAGDSVESIPYIEQDIVKPPSDFADSPVTTKTTQRLYKKMDKRFRSEERYHGERGRHYKTRQENIRAKSEERGRIPSLPNTPVLRPAGSSPCVLPDTEQSQHIIYKGHYDAGRYTRLTDDDLWTQLDHQCFDRSRERRASTESEKGFHAKYQVILHRLVQRRCTLEMYHRQKHNSFRVDKTVVVKSDSGEFGFRIHGSKPVVVAAIEPETPAESSGLEVGDIIISVNGVQVLDKHHTEVVKIAHDGCEKLELQVARTIGVLMHEQLEPPSQPIFSGYLWRQSGQAKGAPNSKKWVRRWFSLRPDNCLYYYKTEDDSQPVGAMIMAKHTVDLCPVDVGKPFAFKVDAGEGIPMYVAADSDEMANRWLQLLRQAASQDNQWLDKSARCLYQSPSNIQRPDCFGYLLKLGSRWCGWSKRYCVLKDACLYFYQDANSKSAFGMACLHGYKVASMSANASGKKNSFEIVPPETKLRHYFFCTESEMDKKRWISALEYSIDRWIKSGXLRLKTRSRSALSSRLKRRSFSYFMD from the exons ATGGATATTGCCTTGCGTGGCACAAACAGAGCATCGTCAACATCAACGACTGGAACTG GTCTGCATCATGCTGTGTCATTGGGCAACATTGAGGTCTCCACCAAG ACCACCTACTCCAGCCACATGGATCGCAGCTACGACTCCGAGGATGAACACACTGGTCGCCGAAGACTTCGCCATACGCTGTCCACCGAGTTGCATCCTCACACTTCTGTTTACTCACGCGGAGATATTCGGGAACAG tACTGCCTCACAGATCGCCAGTTGCACAGCATAGAGCAGCGTCCTAGGCGAGAACGATTTTTTGGCTGCCTTTCGCGACGCGGTCAAACGCAATCGGGCAGTTTTTTGGGCGGCTGTGTGGGTCGGCGGGTGCCCTCCGATGAGAATTTGGCCGCCTATGCtccatttgaaaaatatcCACG CTACCAGAACAGCTATACGGACACACACGAATTGGAAAGTTCCTATTTTCGCCGTCAACCGGCCTCGATTCTGAGTACTGGTAAATCGGGTGAAGCGGATCTGGGTGGACGCTACACCTGGATTGGCCAACAGCAGGTGACCAACAACAATCCCGACTACCAATCGGACCACAG CTCGTATCACTGCCCCACATACGCCACAATGCCAACCACACACcatcagcaccaccaccaacaacagGGCGGAAATGTCAG AACCAAACACGTGAGCTTTGCCAGGTCGCACACACTTACAAGTTTCGACAATGTGAATGCCGGATTCCGATCCTCAGGGCGTTTGAAAACAGCCCGAAGCCAGGAGAGATTAATTGGGGGCAAGAAGCCCATTATTGCCACGGGCTCCATGTACGAAACCCTCCAGCCGCCGCTCCAAGTCCAACAGCAACCGCAACAGATGCAGCCGCAACAGAGCTCTACCCTGCCAAAAACCTGGCTGCCACCACCAGTTCAACTGCAGCCATGCCAGCACCACCATGCCCCGATTCACCTGCACCAGCCCATTTCAGGTGAGGATTTAGCCACCCAATTGCCAGCAAGCCAAG ACAACATGGTCGGACTGATCATTCCCCAACCTCTGCCCTTGGCTCTTCCACTGCCCAGTCCCGAAGTTCTCATCGTCGAGAAGAAGTTCCGCAATGCCATGAAAACGCAGGCAACTCAAACAGATGCAGCAGCCCGTCGCCAGGGGCAATTGGGCTACAATACCCAGGTCCTGGCTTTGAGTCCCCGTCCACCACATCGCATTAAGGTGGTTTCCCAGGGGGCTCAAACGAACGGCCTGCAGAATGGCAAAAAACTAACGAAAAGTCTCTCCGAAATACCCAATGGCAAGGATGGCACATCCTCGCATCATTATCAACAGGG TTCCATATACCCGCATGAGATGATCTACCGCACTCAGTCGCAGGATGTGACCCCTTTGCAGACCCTTTCGGATGCCCAAAACAACATCATGTACTACAAACCGCCGCCACCATTGCTGGATGCCCACAGTTACGGACTGGGAATGGAGCACCTGAGCCGGACACGTCCTTCGCCATCCGAGCAAAATGTGGAgtatgtgaatgtgaatgctGCCGCAGTGGCTCTGAATGAAAGTTTCGACTATGAGAGCAACAGTTTGCCTCGACGAGCGTGTACCTCGCATACGGATTTCTATTCGAATAGTTTGCCTAGAAGGCATATCACCGAGAGCTCGGAACTAATGACCGATAGTGTTCCCTTGGACTTTAGCCAATCGCATTTATTGCCACCACCAAGTGAGTACTGCAAAAACGACGACGAGGATGTGGAGGAGTACTACGACGAGGATGAAGATCATCCCCATGAAACGGAAAGCTATAGCTCAGAGGTCTGCATGGAGCAGGCAGCCCAACATCGCCGGATGTCCATGTTGCCCCAAATGATAGACTCCCCTTTTCGTCGTGATGATCTGAGGCGTCAATCCATGCCCGTTTATGGTCAAACGGAGAAGCTCATCGATGGCTTTGGCCCAAGGAGCTCTTTTCGAAGGCGCGACAAGGTCAGCTGTTTTCCGGATGAGCCGCCAGCCGTACAAGAAGTTCGGGATGAACAGGAGATATTTATAGATTTTAAGCCGCACATTTCACCCAAGCCGAGTCCCAAGCTTCAGCTGAAGCACCGTAAGCAACACAAGGCGGAGATCGCCATGAGAAagatgcaacagcagcggaTGGCACAGGCGGCAGCTCTGACCCTGCCCAAGCCCAAGTCACAGCCAGTCGAAGTTGAGGTGAGAAAAGTTGAACTTGAGCCAagcgatgaggaggaggacgaggacgaagTTTCCGAGCCCGAAGAGGAGGATGACGGTGAGGAGATCGATGATGATGAGCAGAAGCTCGAGACGGATCTGCAGGAAGATGAGGAACCGCTGTACGAGAACATTACGCCCTGTGGCTGCCGTGTGGTTCCTACGTCGGATGCGGAAGATATCCAGGACAAACGCTCGCAATTCCGCAAGCGCTCTGTCAGCTTGGATGATGACTACGAGGCTAAGGCATCTGAAACTCCCACACCAACTGGCCTGAGACTCCCGTCAACTCCGGCCAGTCCTTGCCGCGATGAGCTGCTGGCCAATGTCTCAACTTATCCTTCCTCAGACTCGCTGGCCAATGACAATACCCGCGATCATTCCGATGGCATATGGAATGAGTCGCAGGTTACTGTCTTGACAGCTGAACAGAGAGATATATCCGATGGCTCCTACAGTTCCAACTTGCTGTTGACACCCTCCTCGAAGAGGAAGAACCTACTGCTGCAGCATCAACAGAGAAGCTCGGTTGACACCGATGCCCTGGATTTTGAGGAACAA AGTCCCACCTATGGCCTACAAACACTGCCGAAGATCATCAAGACACCCACACCAACCACATCGAGGCCCACTTCCACCCAACCAATGATGCCACCACCAGCTATCGCCGTAACTCCATCTACAAATCAGATTCTGGACAGCTGCATAAGTTCACCGCTGCCCAAGAGAAGCATGGTGGCCAGAGGATCGGTTCCGGACGCCCGACAGCTTATGTTCACTAGTGGAGCCACCAAACAAAG ACACTCGGATGCCTCGTTCCTGCCTATGGGCGCCGCTGACTATGCGAGGAGTGCAGATATATCGGAGTGCAGTACGAATACAGATGAGTATGCCACCTGCACGGACACCTCGAAACGCACACCAGGTATTAAGACACCGCCGACCACCACCAGTTCATCGTCGACCACACAAGTGCCAG TTTCCACCCAGAGCTCGCAGTTGGAAAAGACGCACGCCGGCAGTTCCTTCGAAAGCGCCAGTTCCCTTTACTCCATGAGGGAGGATCTCCTCCAGCACGACGAGAAGGAGCGGGATAAGCAGACCACTCTTACCAAGGCTCAACTAAAATCGCCCATTGGCTCAGTGGCTGAGCTGACCAGGAAATCGCCATCGCACTCCATCAGCAGTACCACCTCTTCAGGCAGCTGTCCTGTCTTGGGGGCGGCCATCAAATCTCCTGCCAAGGAAAGTCTGCCCCAAACAGTGGCCAGTTCGGTAACTTCACAGATGAAAGTCAGCTCCGTAGAATGCATACCGCCTGGAGTTAAGCCCAAGCCGGATTCTATATCGGAGGATGAGCGCAGCGAAGTGCGGTACTCCTCGTCCGGTTATTACGAGAGTCCCCACGAGGAGGATGACGAAGAGCAGGGCACCAGGAGCAAGGCGCGCCGCCTGCGACAGGAAGACGAAAGGAAAAGGCGCAAAACAAGCATGAAGCTGGACATTGAGAAGGAGAACATGCGTGCCCTAACCAGTCCCATTAAAAAGCCCACGGGATCCAGCAAGATCACATCGCCAGAGCAATCGATTTCTGGAACCATGGACAATGGCAGCAGTCCCAGCAAAATGAAACGCTTCCGTCCCAAGATACGCAGGCAGCTGAGAAAAAGTTCACGGGAAGATGTCctggcggcggcagcggtACGCAGGAGtcgtgccacgcccactattTTCGGCCTGAGCAGTGGCAGTGGAGACACAGAGTTGCTGCTAGATGCCAGCATGTCAACTGGCGCCGTGGCAGGAACCACCACTTCTGCCGTGACATCGGTATCCGCACCTTCATCCGCATCCAAGTTACCAACATCGGAATCCTCAGTGACCACACAACCCGAGGCAGTAGTGGCTCCATTGCCGGCTAAGAAACCACACAGTtgcgccacgcccacatccCTGCTGTCGCCCAAGCTGCCCACAACTAGCGGCACCCAGTCGAAATCCACATCGGACACCTTTCAGCTCAAGGCCAAGTCAATTGAATCCTTGCGCTCTGTGTCGCCTGGTTCCGATTCCGTGTTCTACAGCGAAGCCGATGGCAATGCGGCCAGTGGCGAGCAGAGTCACTGTCACCATTGCGGCAAGGAGATGGAGGGCAAGCAGCAGAGCAACACCATCAGCGAACTGGCTGGTGACTCGGTCGAGTCGATACCCTACATCGAGCAGGACATCGTCAAGCCTCCGTCGGACTTTGCCGACTCGCCGGTGACCACCAAGACCACCCAGCGGTTGTACAAAAAGATGGACAAGCGGTTCCGATCCGAGGAGCGATACCACGGCGAAAGGGGCAGGCACTACAAAACCAGGCAGGAGAATATTAGGGCAAAG agcGAGGAGCGTGGGCGCATACCCAGTCTTCCCAATACCcccgtccttcgtcctgctgGCTCCAGTCCTTGTGTACTGCCCGATACGGAACAGAGTCAGCACATTATCTATAAGGGACACTACGACGCAGGACGCTATACACGACTAACCGATGATGACTTGTGGACTCAACTGGACCATCAGTGTTTTG ATCGTTCCAGGGAGCGCAGAGCTTCAACGGAGTCCGAGAAGGGCTTCCATGCCAAGTATCAAGTGATCCTGCATCGTCTCGTCCAGCGACGCTGCACCCTGGAGATGTACCACCGCCAGAAGCACAACAGCTTCC GCGTGGACAAAACCGTGGTGGTCAAAAGCGATTCCGGTGAATTCGGCTTCCGTATTCACGGCTCAAAGCCCGTTGTAGTGGCCGCCATCGAACCGGAGACTCCGGCGGAGAGCTCTGGCTTGGAGGTGGGCGACATTATCATCTCCGTGAATGGTGTCCAAGTGCTGGACAAACACCACACCGAGGTGGTCAAGATCGCACACGATGGCTGCGAGAAGCTGGAACTTCAGGTGGCCCGGACCATTGGGGTACTAATGCACGAGCAACTGGAGCCGCCAAGTCAGCCCATATTTAGTGGATACCTGTGGCGGCAGAGTGGACAGGCCAAGGGAGCACCGAATTCCAAGAAATGGGTGCGACGTTGGTTCTCCCTGCGTCCCGATAATTGTCTGTACTACTACAAAACTGAAGAT GACTCTCAGCCCGTTGGCGCTATGATCATGGCCAAGCACACTGTCGACCTGTGTCCTGTGGATGTGGGCAAGCCCTTTGCCTTCAAAGTGGATGCCGGCGAGGGTATTCCCATGTACGTGGCTGCCGACTCCGATGAGATGGCGAACAGGTGGCTCCAGCTGCTCAGACAAGCGGCCTCCCAGGACAACCAGTGGCTGGACAAAAG TGCACGGTGCTTGTACCAGAGTCCCAGCAACATTCAGCGGCCCGACTGCTTCGGCTACTTACTCAAATTGGGCTCAAGGTGGTGCGGATGGTCGAAACGATATTGCGTTCTAAAGGATGCCTGCCTCTATTTTTACCAAGATGCAAATAGCAAGAGTGCATTCG GCATGGCCTGCTTGCACGGCTACAAAGTGGCCTCGATGTCCGCCAATGCATCCGGCAAGAAGAACTCGTTCGAGATAGTGCCACCAGAAACGAAATTGCGTCACTATTTCTTCTGCACCGAAAGCGAAATGGATAAGAAGCG CTGGATATCCGCACTGGAGTACTCCATTGACCGCTGGATAAAGTCCGGGTAACTAAGGTTAAAGACACGCTCCAGATCGGCTCTGAGCAGCCGACTTAAGCGTCGCAGTTTTAGCTACTTCATGGATTAG